The following are encoded together in the Salvia hispanica cultivar TCC Black 2014 chromosome 6, UniMelb_Shisp_WGS_1.0, whole genome shotgun sequence genome:
- the LOC125196641 gene encoding PLASMODESMATA CALLOSE-BINDING PROTEIN 5-like, translating into MNSQIRSQMDSGVALLFALFSLLSAAAAAQGGGGGAARELWCVAKNNAEDAALQSALDWTCGPGGADCGPIQNGGPCYDAADLQKTASFAFNDYFLKHGPSEETCNFANTAAITDLNPSHGSCKFPSSLTAGNGNFSGAAAVDSGGVDPSSAISVTRHVVILGSLVNCMLFAIPLVL; encoded by the exons ATGAATTCGCAAATTCGCTCTCAAATGGACTCCGGAGTTGCTCTCCTTTTCGCCCTATTCTCACtcctctccgccgccgccgccgcccagggcggcggcggaggggcgGCGCGGGAGCTCTGGTGCGTGGCGAAGAACAATGCCGAGGACGCCGCGCTGCAATCGGCGCTGGATTGGACGTGCGGGCCGGGCGGCGCCGATTGCGGGCCAATTCAAAACGGCGGGCCCTGCTACGACGCGGCCGATCTCCAGAAAACGGCGTCGTTCGCCTTCAATGATTACTTCCTCAAGCACGGCCCCTCGGAGGAGACCTGCAATTTCGCCAACACCGCTGCTATCACCGATTTGAACCCTA GCCATGGTAGCTGCAAATTTCCATCCAG TTTAACTGCGGGCAACGGTAACTTTAGTGGGGCGGCTGCTGTAGATTCAGGTGGCGTGGATCCGAGTAGCGCTATTTCAGTCACTCGGCACGTTGTTATTCTGGGATCACTTGTGAATTGTATGTTGTTTGCTATTCCACTTGTATTATGA